In Natronococcus sp. AD-5, the genomic window GACCGGCAGCCTGATCCACGGGCCGGGGTTCGACGCCGAACTCGAGCGGAACTTGGAAGACGCGGCGGGCGTCCCCGCCGTCGCGACCGCCCGCTCGGTGTGTCGGGCGCTCGAGGCGCTCTCGGCCGACCGGATCGCCGTCGCCACGCCCTACACCGCGACGCTCGACGAGAAGGAGCGGGAGTTTCTCGAGGCGGCCGGCCTCGAGGTCGCGGCGATCGACGGTCGCGGGATCGAGGCGAACACGGAAATCGGGGCGCTCGAGGCCGCGGACGCGCGACGACAGGTGCTGGAGCTCGGCGATAGACTCGAGTCCGACGTCGACGCCGTCTTCGTCTCCTGTACGAACTACCGGTCGCTCGCGGCGGTCGCGGACCTCGAGGCCGAACTCGGCGTCCCGGTCGTCACGAGCAACGGCGCGACGCTGTGGGACGTCTGCCGAGCGGCCGACGTTTCGGTCGACGCGCCGAGCGCGCTCTTCGAACCGTAACGGACCCGGCGAATCGCCGCTCTGCGGGCGATCCCCGCGAGCGACCGTCTCGCCACTTATAAGCCGCGACGCGACTACGGCTACACATGTTCGATACGCGTCCCGACCGCGAGGCGGAGGTCGCCCTCGTCGGCCGCTCGAACGTGGGCAAGTCCACGCTCATGCGCGAGCTGACCGGCCACACCTTCGACACCGGCGGCAAGCCCGGCGTCACCCGCGAGCCGAACCACTACGACTGGGCCCCCGAGGACTTCGTCATCACCGACCTCCCCGGCTTCGGGTTCATGAGCGGCGTCCACGAGGACCGCCGCGAGCAGATCAAGACCGACATCGTCCGTTACCTCGAGGAGTACGCCGACACCATCCTCGTCGGGATCCTCGTCGTCGACGGCAAGAGCGTCGTCGACATCATCGACCGCCACTCCGGCCCCGACGAGATCCCCTACGACGTCGAGATGTTCCACTTCCTGCGCGAACTCGAGATCCCGACCGTCGTCGCCGTCAACAAGATGGACAAGGTCGACGACAGGGACGAGCGCCTGAACGAACTCTGCGACCGGCTGGGGCTGCTCCCGCCGTGGAAACAGTGGCAGGAGACGATCGCGCCGATCACCGCCAAGCGCGGCCAGATCGGGCCGTTGAACGAGGCCGTTCGGACGCACCTTCACGAGCAGGAGCGGGACGATCTGTTCAAATTCTTCTAGGACCGAACTTTTACGCTGCGTGCGGTCGCGAAGCGACCGCACTCGGTAAAACTTCGATGAAAAGCACGCCTCCTTCCGTTCCGGCGTGCTTTGCACGCCTTCACATCAGTCGTCGGCCCGCTCGAGCGCGCCAGCGGCGCGCTCTCACGGTGAGCAGCGGTGAAATCCTGCCCTTCCCCGGGTTGCACGGCTCTCGCGATGCTCGAGCCGTGCGCCGGCCGTCCTCGCTCCCGACCGTTCGCGCGTCGGGCCGTTTCACCGAACGGTAGTCGGCAGTGCCTTCTTGTCTCCATCCGTGATCAGCCTCGGTCATGGTCGAACCCGGACGGATCGCGATCTGTCACTACACCGGACGCATCGTCGACGGAGACGGGGTGGGCGAGCCCTTCGACACCACCGACGTCGACCTCGCGAGGGAAGCGGACATCTACCACGATCACCGCGACTACAAACCGCTCCGGATCCGCGTCGGCGAGGGCGAGGTCGTCCCCGGCGTCGAAACCGCCCTGCGCGACCTCGAGGCCGACCCCGACGAGCTACCCGTGGAGACGACGATGCGGCTCGAGCCCGACGAGGCGTTCGGCGAGCACGACGAGAGCCGCATTGTCGAGATTCCGGTCGACGAGATCGACGACTCGGCGGCCGAGGGAGCGCTCGAGCCCGAGACGCCGGTTCACACCGACGGCGGCGATACCGGCTGGATAACCGACGTCGACGGCGACACCGCCGCCGTCGACTTCAACCACGAACTCGCGGGCGTCCCCGTCGAGATCGAGCTCGAGGTGCTCGAGGTGCGCGACGAACCGACGGAGAGCGAGTGAGTTGCCGCTGAGCGGACGGGTCGAGCGCGACGACTCCACTCGTCGCCGACGGCCGAGCGGGTCAGCACCGCACCGCGTTCGAACCGGCCGCAAACCGACCTCACTCAGGAGGGAGACAGCCGTTTTCGCATTCTGAGCCCCGCGAGCGATACGTCGTCGGTCATCTCCAGTTCGACCGTCTCGTCGTCCTCGTATCCCTGCCGGCGGTAGAAGTCGATCGCGTGTTTCGACGCGACGAGGACGATCGCCTCGAGGCCCGCGTCGCGAGCGAGCCGCTCGAGTCGCTCGAGGATCGCGCGGCCGATCCCCTCGCGAACGGCGTCGGGGCGGACGAAGACGGCCACGATTTCGGCTGTCGACTCGTCGCGGCCGCTCGGGTCGCAGTCGAGCCAGCCGAAGCCGGCGAGCCGATCCCCGCGCTCGGCGACGACCACGCGAATCCCCGCGTCCGCCTCGTCGATCGGATAGCGCTCGGGATGGACGTTCGCGAGCCACGCCAGTACCTGCCGGTCGTCGTAGTCGCTCCCGCCGAGTTCGCGGACGGCCGCAGCGTGGACGTCGGCGATCGCGTCGGCGTCCTCCGGCGTCGCCTCCCGAACCCGCACGTCCGGCACGCTTACACGACCCGGTTGTGAAGCGGCTCGTCGTCCTCGAGTCGGCCGACGTTCTCGCGGACGATCTCGCCGACGTCGCGGAAGTAATCCCGCGTGTACGCCGCGCAGTGGGGCGTGACGATCACTTCGTCCATCCCCCACAGCGGCGACTCCTCGGGGAGCGGTTCGGTCTCGAAGACGTCCAGTGCCGCCCCCGCGAGGGCGTCGGTCTCGAGGGCGTCGATCAGCGCAGGTTCGTCGACCAACGGACCGCGACCGACGTTGACGAAGTAGGCGTCCTCCGCCATCGCGTCGAACGCCTCGGCGTCGAAGAGGTGGCGGGTTTCGTCGGTCAGCGGCAGCGTGACGATCACGAAGTCGGCGTCGGCGATCGCCTCGTGGAGGTCGTCGCTCGCGTAGATCCGCTCGAAGCCGGGGACCGGCTCTCCGGAGCGGCGAACGCCGGTCACCCGAACGCCGAGCGCGCCGAGGACCTCGGCGACGCCACCGCCGAGCGTCCCCGTTCCGACGACGCAGGCCGTCGTCCCCGGCAGCGTGAACGCCTCGTCCCACTCGGGCCGCTCCCACCGTCGCTCCTGCTGGTCGGCGACGTGATCGTGCAATCGGCGGGAGAAGGCGAGCACGTATCCCGCGACCGTCTCGCCGACGGTGCGGTCGTGGATCCCCGTGCTGTTCGTGAGGATCACGTCGCGGGACTCGAACTCGTCGAACGGGAACCGGTCGACGCCGGCCTGGATCGAGTGGATCCACGAACACTCGAGGAAGGCGTCGCGGTGCTCGAGGGTGACGACCGCGTCGCAGTCGGCGATTTCGTCGTCGCCGACGACGGCTACGTCGACGGGGAGAGCGGAGAGGTCGCTCGCGAGTTCCGACGGCGGAAACACCGCCGCGACCGAGTCGTGGACGCCGAGTCGCTCGAGGTCGAACTGCATGGCTGGCGGTACGGACGACTCGAGGTTCAACCTTGCTCTAGCGTCCGGTCGAAGCGGGTTCCGCTATACGTTTCGCGACCGACGGACGGCGTTCGCGAGACGACGGGCCGCCGGAGGAGTCCGAACCGGCGACTCCCGGGTGTGCGGGCAAGAACGGCTTCGTGCGACCGGCACTATCCACGACGATGAGTCCAACGTTTACCGACGACGACGTCGGCAAACCCGTCGAGACCGCGGACGGTGAGAAACTCGGCGTCGTCGCCGACGTCGACAGGGAGACTGCGTACGTCGAACCGGAGCGGCGGATCGCGGACTCGACCAGAGCCGCGGTCGACTGGGGGAGCGCGTCCGAGGATACCGTGGCGCTCGCGGGTGACGCCGTCGACCGGGTGACCGACGACGCGGTCCGGCTCGAGCCTGGATTCCTCGAGGAGAGCACCACGACGGGGTCGGCGGACGAAGACGAAGCGGACGGGGGCCCGGGAGCGCGGGACGAGGCGGATACTCCGGGGGAACCGGCGGAGGCTATCGACGGCGGACCGGAGACCGACGCCGACGGATCGGACCTCGGATCCGAAACGGGCGAACCCGACGAGCCCGGTCCCGGAATGGACGACCTCGACGAGGAAGCGGACGGGCGTTCGCTGACGGACACGGCGCAGGAGATCGACGGAGACGAAGAACGAGGCACCACCGGAGCCGAGGATCCGATCGAAGAGGTCGGCGGAACCGAGGACAGAGATCCGGTCGAGGAGCCCGAGTCCGACGAATCGGAGGGCCGGCGCGAACTCGAGGTCGATCCGACCGAACTGACGGACGACGATCCGGAAGTCGAGGTAAGGCCCGAGGAGGACGTCGGAGACCGAACGGGCGCGCGCGACGAGACCGTCCGTTCCGGGGGTCCGACGGCGGAGAGCGGAGCCGGGGAAACCGAGACGGGGTCCGAATCCGAGCGGGGAAGCGACGA contains:
- a CDS encoding maleate cis-trans isomerase family protein, producing the protein MTETEPDRRTRLGLVVPSSNTTAEPELRHHGPGDATVHAARMALESVTVDELDEMSRDAVRAAELLGHADVDAVAYACTTGSLIHGPGFDAELERNLEDAAGVPAVATARSVCRALEALSADRIAVATPYTATLDEKEREFLEAAGLEVAAIDGRGIEANTEIGALEAADARRQVLELGDRLESDVDAVFVSCTNYRSLAAVADLEAELGVPVVTSNGATLWDVCRAADVSVDAPSALFEP
- the engB gene encoding GTP-binding protein EngB, which encodes MFDTRPDREAEVALVGRSNVGKSTLMRELTGHTFDTGGKPGVTREPNHYDWAPEDFVITDLPGFGFMSGVHEDRREQIKTDIVRYLEEYADTILVGILVVDGKSVVDIIDRHSGPDEIPYDVEMFHFLRELEIPTVVAVNKMDKVDDRDERLNELCDRLGLLPPWKQWQETIAPITAKRGQIGPLNEAVRTHLHEQERDDLFKFF
- a CDS encoding FKBP-type peptidyl-prolyl cis-trans isomerase, with the translated sequence MVEPGRIAICHYTGRIVDGDGVGEPFDTTDVDLAREADIYHDHRDYKPLRIRVGEGEVVPGVETALRDLEADPDELPVETTMRLEPDEAFGEHDESRIVEIPVDEIDDSAAEGALEPETPVHTDGGDTGWITDVDGDTAAVDFNHELAGVPVEIELEVLEVRDEPTESE
- a CDS encoding GNAT family N-acetyltransferase, producing the protein MPDVRVREATPEDADAIADVHAAAVRELGGSDYDDRQVLAWLANVHPERYPIDEADAGIRVVVAERGDRLAGFGWLDCDPSGRDESTAEIVAVFVRPDAVREGIGRAILERLERLARDAGLEAIVLVASKHAIDFYRRQGYEDDETVELEMTDDVSLAGLRMRKRLSPS
- the ddh gene encoding D-2-hydroxyacid dehydrogenase; protein product: MQFDLERLGVHDSVAAVFPPSELASDLSALPVDVAVVGDDEIADCDAVVTLEHRDAFLECSWIHSIQAGVDRFPFDEFESRDVILTNSTGIHDRTVGETVAGYVLAFSRRLHDHVADQQERRWERPEWDEAFTLPGTTACVVGTGTLGGGVAEVLGALGVRVTGVRRSGEPVPGFERIYASDDLHEAIADADFVIVTLPLTDETRHLFDAEAFDAMAEDAYFVNVGRGPLVDEPALIDALETDALAGAALDVFETEPLPEESPLWGMDEVIVTPHCAAYTRDYFRDVGEIVRENVGRLEDDEPLHNRVV